One Paralichthys olivaceus isolate ysfri-2021 chromosome 8, ASM2471397v2, whole genome shotgun sequence genomic region harbors:
- the rbpja gene encoding recombination signal binding protein for immunoglobulin kappa J region a: MAPVVTGKFGERSQPQRLTREAMRNYLKDKDDQTVLILHAKVAQKSYGNEKRFFCPPPCVYLLGSGWKRKLEIMEKEGCTEQEAQPCAFIGIGNSEQEMQQLNLEGKHFCTAKTLYISDSDKRKHFMLSVKMLYGNSANIGVFLSKRIKVISKPSKKKQSLKNADLCIASGTKVALFNRLRSQTVSTRYLHVEGGNFHASSQQWGAFYIHLLDDEESEGEEFAVRDGYIHYGQMVKLVCSVTGMALPRLVIRKVDKQMALMDADDPVSQLHKCAFYLKDTERMYLCLSQERIIQFQATPCSKETNKDIINDGASWTIISTNKAEYTFYEGMGPVPTPVTPVPVVESLQLNGGGDVAMLELTGQNFTPNLRVWFGDVEADTMYRCGESILCVVPDISAFREGWRWVRQPVQVPVTLVRNDGIIYATALTFTYTPEPGPRPHCSAAGAILRSHSTSSSSPASSSSPSSSLGGLGEVQVAYNSIDSGMSSGASTMSVLS, translated from the exons ATGGCGCCCGTTGTTACGGG GAAGTTTGGTGAGCGTTCTCAGCCTCAGCGTTTGACAAG GGAGGCTATGAGGAATTACTTGAAGGACAAAGATGATCAAACAGTGCTAATACTACATGCAAAAGTTGCCCAAAAGTCATATGGCAATGAAAAAAG GTTTTTCTGCCCTCCGCCCTGTGTGTACCTGCTGGGCAGTGGCTGGAAAAGGAAGTTGGAGATTATGGAGAAGGAGGGTTGCACGGAGCAGGAGGCTCAGCCATGTGCATTCATCGGGATAGGCAACAGTGAGCAGGAGATGCAACAGCTCAATCTGGAGGGGAAG CACTTCTGCACGGCTAAGACGCTGTACATCAGTGACTCGGATAAAAGGAAACACTTCATGCTCTCTGTGAAGATGTTATACGGAAACAGCGCCAACATAGGAGTCTTCCTCAGCAAGAGGATCAAGGTCATCTCGAAGCCCTCGAAGAAGAAGCAGTCCTTGAAAAATGCAGATT TGTGTATAGCTTCGGGGACTAAGGTGGCGTTGTTCAATCGTCTCCGTTCCCAAACGGTCAGCACCAGGTATCTTCATGTGGAGGGTGGAAACTTTCATGCCAGCTCCCAACAGTGGGGTGCCTTCTACATCCACCTCT TGGACGATGAGGAGTCTGAGGGGGAGGAGTTTGCTGTGAGAGATGGTTACATCCATTATGGCCAGATGGTGAAGTTGGTCTGTTCTGTTACTGGCATGGCCCTGCCCAGACTG gtcATTCGCAAAGTCGACAAACAGATGGCGTTAATGGATGCAGATGACCCAGTGTCTCAGCTGCACAAGTGTGCCTTCTACCTGAAAGACACAGAAAGGATGTACCTCTGTCTCTCACAGGAGAGGATCATCCAGTTCCAG GCCACACCGTGCtccaaagagacaaacaaagatATTATCAACGATGGGGCTTCCTGGACTATTATTAGCACCAACAAGGCAGAGTACACCTTTTATGAGGGCATGGGTCCCGTCCCCACACCGGTCACACCTGTTCCTGTGGTGGAAAGTCTGCAG TTAAACGGTGGAGGAGATGTGGCGATGTTGGAACTGACAGGACAGAACTTCACCCCTAACCTCAGAGTGTGGTTTGGAGATGTGGAGGCTGACACCATGTACAG ATGTGGAGAGAGCATTCTGTGTGTGGTGCCGGACATTTCTGCCTTCAGGGAGGGCTGGCGCTGGGTGAGGCAGCCGGTGCAGGTCCCTGTCACGCTTGTCCGCAACGATGGAATCATCTATGCCACTGCCCTCACCTTCACCTACACCCCTGAACCTGGGCCGCGACCCCACTGCAGTGCTGCTGGCGCAATTCTGCGCTCACACAGcacctcttcatcatcaccgGCGTCTTCCTCTTCGCCATCATCCTCGCTGGGTGGGCTCGGGGAGGTCCAGGTGGCTTACAACAGTATTGACTCAGGGATGTCATCAGGAGCGTCCACCATGTCAGTGCTTTCGTAG